Genomic window (Streptosporangium brasiliense):
GGGGCATCGGACCACCTACGCCGCGCCCTTCAACCGGATCGACGAGCTCCGCCGGGGCGACGAGATCGTGGTCGACGCCCGCGAGGCCCGCTACACCTACCGGGTCACCGGCACCCGCGTCGTCGAACCGACCGAGGTCGGAGTCATCGCCCCGGTCCCCGGCCAGCCCGGCCGCAAGCCCACCAGGGCCCTCATCACCCTGTCCACCTGTCACCCGGAGTACTCCGCCGCGCAGCGGCTCATCGTCTTCGGGGAACTGGACGAGAGTGAGGACCGTCGCAGATGAGGAGAGTCCCATGTACGGCTGGATCTGGCGGCTGTTCCCCGGCGGCCCGGCGGCCAAGGTGTTCGTCGCGGTGGTGCTGGCGGGGCTGGCGGCGGCCGTACTCTGGTATGTCGTGTTCCCCTGGCTCGAACCCCGCGTCTCCTTCGACCACACCACGGTGGGCTGATGGCCCGCATCCTGGTCGTGGACAACCACGACAGCTTCGTCCACACCATCGTCCAATACCTCCGTGAGCTCGGCGCCACCTGCGACGTGCGCCCACGCGACCACGTCGTGCCCGAGGACGCGACGGGTTTCGACGGGGTCCTGATCAGCCCGGGGCCCGGCACCCCCGAGGACGCCGGGGTGAGCGTCCCGCTCGTCGGTCACTGCGAGACCCACGGCATCCCGCTGCTCGGCGTCTGCCTCGGCCACCAGGCCATCGCGGTCGCCCACGGCGCCACCGTGGCGCGGGCTCCGGAGCTGATGCACGGCCGGACCAGCGCGATCACGCACGACGGCCGCGGCGTCTTCGCCGGGCTGCCGTCC
Coding sequences:
- a CDS encoding anthranilate synthase component II → MARILVVDNHDSFVHTIVQYLRELGATCDVRPRDHVVPEDATGFDGVLISPGPGTPEDAGVSVPLVGHCETHGIPLLGVCLGHQAIAVAHGATVARAPELMHGRTSAITHDGRGVFAGLPSPVTMTRYHSLAVVPETVPEILEITATTGDGLVMGLRHRTAPVEGVQFHPESVISEHGHGLLGNWLAGIV